Proteins encoded by one window of Cellvibrio sp. KY-GH-1:
- a CDS encoding putative Ig domain-containing protein codes for MSRSPRRPLIEALEPRLLFSATADIAVFDDGNSDWLSLAQAAQQVDLVSIYMPDTPPMMESQDSGLQSVPDTDPQADIAPNTQSSATTLVFVDTGVDGYQILVEDIRNRTYADSTAIVYLDTTQDGIAQISNYLASASSISVIHVISHGVTGNLMLGNQVLNENNIDQYAQQFVAWNMALSDEADILLYGCDLAANQSGINLLRQLSDLTGADVAASNDLTGNSREGGDWVLEIKYGQIDAPELFSAKSYLEWQGLLAGSNPPTGTDISIPISAGSAYTIYAASFGFHETVDSPWDVMAGVKVTTLPADGTLTLSGIAITAGQTVTKSDIDFGFLKYTPDAAAVAAGASSYTFQVQDNGASNTLDMTPNTMSFTISGAVNQAPVGTNNVIDTQEDTPKVLTAANFGFSDPDGNSFAGVKITAISGGGTFSVTGSGSVSVNQFVTIADINAGKLIFTPAADENATNYAVLTFQVRDDGGTAGGGVDTDQSANNLQIDVSYVNDNPVNTVPAGPITTVEDTTVAISGVSISDIDDYNLWDVEVTLSVSHGVLSVSGGSAAISGSGTATVVLTGTMAQINATLAATLNYTPASNFFGADVFTIATNDKGAGRTGDIDKTDTDTVAINVTSVNDAPIVANAIPDQSTNEESLYSYTFPANTFNDVDGNTLTYTATLSDGNPLPAWLNFNAGTRTFSGVPDDGDIGTISIRVTANDGFGGAVNDTFDLTIVNINDLPFVNIPIPNQNATEDAAFSYTFPSNTFGDGDLGTSFTYTATLVDGSPLPGWLSFDSATRTFSGTPVNDDVGTLSVRVTANDGAGATVSDNFDILIANTNDAPTVVNQIPNQNATENSLYNYTFPINTFNDQDVGGTLTYSAQIPGGAPLPAWLTFDAATRTFSGIPSNGDVGNVTIEVIANDGTTTVSDFFDLQVHNVGATNVNYESSGAATNTQSISAGVPLFQSFAHDSVGATYTIDSIILQVRKDPSASMQTITVSLISSTYNGTVIASDTKSSAGLNTTLSWEAFNFFGVALNDNQIYFIRVETTSNDGLVSVGIHNTNVYPNGSFHSSTGTPDPDRDLAFQVSSGVNNNPQIANPIPNQNAAEDAAFNFQFAPNTFSDADGDPLTYSATMADGSALPAWLSFNAATRTFSGTPVNADVGTISIKVTADDAKGGTPATDTFDLVIANTNDAPTIANSIPNQNATEDAAFNFTFAANTFSDVDVGDTLTYSAQLAGGGALPAWLSFDAATRTFSGTPTNEFVGTVSIDVIANDGNGGTVTDTFDIVVANTNDAPTVANPIPNQNATEDAAFNFQFAANTFNDVDVGDTLSYSAQLAGGGALPAWLSFDAATRTFSGTPTNAFVGTVSIGVIAIDGNGGSVTDTFDIVVANTNDAPTVANAIPNQNATEDAAFSFQFAANTFNDVDVGDTLSYSAQLAGGGALAAWLSFDAATRTFSGTPTNAFVGTVSIDVIANDGNGGTVTDTFDIVVANTNDAPTVANPIPNQNATEDAAFNFQFAANTFNDVDVGDTLSYSAQLAGGGALPTWLSFDAATRTFSGTPTNAFVGTVSIDVIANDGNGGTVTDTFDIVVANTNDAPTVANAIPNQNATEGAAFNFQFAANTFADPDVGDTLSYSAQLAGGGALPAWLSFDVATRTFSGTPTNAFVGTVSIDVIANDGNGGTVTETFDIVVANTNDAPTVANPIPNQNATEDAAFNFQFAANTFADSDVGDTLSYSAQLAGGGALPAWLSFDAATRTFSGTPTNAFVGTVSIDVIVNDGNGGTVTDTFDIVVANTNDAPTVAFPIADQSATENTAFNFTFGANVFADPDVGDTLTYSAQLAGGAPLPTWLSFNPATRTFSGTPALGDVGSINIEVTANDGQGGSVSDVFVLTVTGLPVNAPPFVQSAIADQVAAENQRFDFSFPVSTFVDPEGDPLSYSVQLVGGGSLPAWLSFDAATRSFSGTPTAGDIGSINVLVTASDANGGSISDSFVIVVNNVNDAPVLANPPANQTALEDVPFSVTFPASMFTDADVGTTLVYSAQLAGGAPLPSWLVFDAATLSFSGTPSQADVGNLSIQIIASDGMAAATAQFELTVEEVNDVPETTGNVVINNIEDAAGDQVDLWALFSDEETATRNLVFSVVSNSNPALVSNASIDLASGKLQLNYGANQFGSSDVVVRAQDEQGAWVDALVRINIASVNDVPVSSGMADISVKAGAAPQQMNLRTVFSDVENGTTLSWTLMQNSNNSAVPSIQIDPATGLMTLSFASQIGGESTITLRAQDNDGAWVETSFKVTVAALEKPPVTVPPVEPPTPPTTPPTTPPTTPPTTDGPKAPDGADTDLPEIPGELPNQGGNNSLEPLLPDGLDAQRIIVETGDSNHTDTVINDKSSRDYERAEEVNSDGNVPLTTLTASPNLAGLIAPDAGFAPWEEADFDNEVRRLRAQMDEAMVEEQDRRTVVAGLTFSVTTGLLVWSLRASSLLLTMMSMLPLWRGLDPLPILEEVNKKKKELEQQRKDKIKEDREAHEVGYLFDQVNKKE; via the coding sequence ATGTCAAGGTCACCGCGTCGCCCTTTAATTGAAGCTCTGGAGCCAAGATTATTGTTCTCTGCCACCGCAGATATTGCTGTCTTCGATGATGGCAATTCTGATTGGCTGTCTTTAGCGCAGGCGGCACAGCAGGTCGATCTGGTTAGTATCTATATGCCAGATACCCCGCCGATGATGGAAAGCCAGGATTCTGGGCTTCAATCCGTTCCTGATACAGATCCTCAGGCCGATATTGCACCCAACACTCAATCTTCCGCTACTACGCTGGTATTTGTTGATACAGGGGTCGATGGTTACCAAATTTTGGTTGAAGATATCCGCAACCGTACATATGCCGACTCCACCGCCATCGTCTATCTCGATACCACCCAAGACGGCATTGCTCAAATCAGCAATTATCTTGCTAGTGCTAGCAGCATTTCAGTCATTCATGTGATTTCTCATGGTGTGACCGGTAATCTAATGCTCGGAAATCAAGTACTTAATGAAAATAATATTGACCAGTACGCCCAGCAATTTGTGGCTTGGAACATGGCGTTGAGCGATGAGGCCGATATTCTCTTGTATGGCTGTGATTTGGCGGCAAACCAAAGTGGTATCAACTTATTGCGCCAATTAAGTGATTTGACCGGCGCTGATGTAGCGGCAAGCAATGACCTTACCGGTAATAGTCGTGAAGGTGGGGATTGGGTATTGGAGATTAAGTATGGGCAGATAGATGCCCCCGAACTTTTTTCTGCCAAGTCATATCTTGAGTGGCAGGGGTTGTTGGCTGGTTCCAACCCTCCTACTGGTACCGATATATCTATTCCTATCTCTGCAGGAAGTGCCTACACCATCTATGCTGCTTCCTTTGGTTTTCATGAAACCGTTGATAGCCCTTGGGATGTTATGGCGGGAGTAAAAGTTACTACATTGCCTGCTGATGGCACCTTAACCCTTAGCGGCATTGCGATTACAGCTGGTCAAACGGTTACAAAAAGCGATATCGATTTTGGTTTTTTGAAATATACGCCGGATGCAGCCGCTGTAGCGGCTGGCGCTTCGAGCTATACCTTTCAAGTGCAAGATAATGGTGCGAGCAATACTCTCGACATGACCCCCAATACCATGAGTTTTACAATTTCAGGGGCCGTTAATCAGGCTCCAGTTGGGACAAATAACGTAATCGATACACAGGAGGATACGCCTAAAGTTTTAACAGCGGCTAATTTTGGTTTTAGTGATCCTGACGGCAATAGTTTTGCTGGTGTAAAAATTACTGCTATAAGTGGTGGTGGCACATTCTCGGTTACGGGAAGTGGCTCTGTAAGCGTAAATCAATTTGTTACTATTGCTGATATCAATGCGGGAAAGTTAATTTTTACCCCTGCAGCCGATGAAAATGCTACGAATTATGCGGTATTGACGTTTCAGGTTAGAGATGATGGCGGTACTGCGGGCGGTGGTGTGGATACCGACCAAAGTGCTAATAACCTTCAAATTGACGTGAGCTACGTGAATGACAATCCCGTTAATACAGTTCCGGCGGGGCCGATTACTACAGTAGAAGACACGACTGTTGCTATTTCGGGTGTTAGTATTAGCGATATCGACGACTACAATCTTTGGGATGTGGAAGTAACCTTAAGTGTTAGTCACGGTGTTTTATCTGTTAGTGGTGGCTCAGCCGCTATTTCAGGTAGTGGTACCGCCACCGTGGTATTAACCGGCACTATGGCGCAAATTAATGCAACACTTGCCGCTACGCTTAACTACACCCCAGCCAGTAATTTTTTTGGTGCCGATGTTTTCACCATAGCGACCAATGATAAAGGTGCAGGTCGTACTGGAGACATTGATAAAACAGATACAGACACAGTAGCCATCAACGTAACTTCAGTTAATGACGCACCTATCGTTGCCAATGCAATTCCCGATCAATCAACCAATGAAGAGTCACTTTACAGTTATACATTTCCAGCCAATACCTTTAACGATGTTGATGGCAATACGCTGACCTATACCGCTACTTTATCGGATGGAAATCCACTTCCTGCGTGGCTCAATTTCAATGCGGGTACGCGTACGTTTAGTGGCGTCCCTGATGACGGCGATATTGGCACCATCAGTATTAGAGTTACGGCTAACGATGGCTTTGGTGGAGCCGTAAATGACACCTTTGATCTAACTATCGTCAATATTAATGACTTGCCCTTTGTCAATATTCCGATTCCCAATCAGAACGCCACTGAAGACGCAGCGTTCAGTTACACTTTTCCCTCGAATACATTTGGCGATGGCGATCTGGGTACAAGTTTTACCTATACCGCAACGTTAGTTGATGGCAGCCCATTGCCTGGGTGGTTGAGTTTTGATTCGGCTACGCGCACATTTTCGGGTACACCGGTCAATGACGATGTAGGCACTCTCTCGGTAAGAGTCACCGCGAATGATGGTGCAGGGGCAACGGTTTCTGACAATTTTGATATCCTCATCGCGAACACCAATGATGCGCCGACGGTGGTAAATCAAATACCGAATCAGAACGCGACCGAAAATTCGCTGTATAACTACACTTTTCCAATCAATACGTTTAATGACCAAGATGTAGGGGGCACGTTAACCTACAGCGCGCAAATTCCCGGTGGGGCGCCATTACCGGCGTGGCTTACCTTCGATGCGGCAACCCGTACATTCAGTGGTATACCCTCCAATGGCGATGTTGGTAATGTCACCATCGAGGTAATTGCAAATGACGGCACCACCACTGTGTCGGATTTTTTTGATTTGCAGGTTCACAACGTTGGTGCCACCAATGTTAATTACGAATCTTCTGGTGCTGCGACAAACACTCAGTCAATTTCTGCGGGCGTGCCTCTTTTTCAATCGTTTGCACATGACAGCGTAGGCGCAACTTACACAATCGATTCAATTATTTTGCAAGTCAGGAAGGATCCCTCCGCCAGTATGCAAACTATTACCGTCTCATTAATATCATCGACTTATAATGGTACGGTGATTGCCAGTGACACTAAGTCATCTGCCGGCTTGAATACTACGTTAAGCTGGGAAGCATTTAATTTTTTTGGCGTCGCGCTAAACGACAATCAAATTTATTTTATAAGGGTTGAAACCACCAGCAATGATGGCCTAGTAAGCGTGGGCATTCACAATACGAATGTTTACCCCAATGGTTCATTTCACTCCAGCACGGGCACACCCGATCCGGATCGTGATTTGGCGTTTCAGGTATCCAGTGGCGTAAACAATAATCCTCAGATCGCCAATCCAATTCCCAATCAAAACGCAGCGGAAGATGCCGCGTTTAATTTTCAGTTTGCCCCGAATACGTTTAGTGATGCAGATGGCGATCCATTGACTTACAGCGCAACTATGGCCGATGGAAGCGCGCTGCCAGCATGGTTAAGTTTTAATGCCGCAACCCGCACATTTTCGGGTACTCCCGTCAATGCAGATGTGGGCACTATCTCGATTAAAGTAACTGCAGATGATGCAAAAGGCGGAACACCGGCAACAGATACCTTTGATTTGGTGATTGCAAACACTAACGATGCACCTACCATTGCCAATTCAATTCCCAATCAAAACGCGACTGAAGATGCCGCATTTAATTTTACTTTCGCTGCCAATACGTTTAGTGATGTCGATGTTGGCGATACGCTCACCTACAGCGCACAACTAGCCGGTGGTGGAGCATTGCCTGCATGGTTAAGCTTTGATGCAGCCACACGCACGTTTAGCGGCACTCCGACTAACGAATTTGTCGGCACTGTATCAATCGATGTAATCGCCAATGATGGCAATGGCGGTACGGTGACCGACACCTTCGATATTGTTGTTGCCAACACTAACGATGCGCCTACGGTTGCCAATCCGATCCCTAATCAAAATGCGACGGAAGATGCCGCATTTAATTTTCAGTTTGCGGCCAATACCTTCAACGATGTCGATGTGGGCGATACGCTCAGCTACAGCGCACAACTCGCCGGTGGAGGTGCCTTACCCGCGTGGTTAAGTTTTGATGCAGCAACGCGCACCTTCAGTGGCACACCAACGAATGCCTTTGTCGGCACTGTATCAATTGGTGTCATTGCGATTGATGGTAATGGCGGATCGGTCACTGACACTTTCGATATAGTTGTCGCCAACACCAACGATGCCCCCACAGTTGCCAATGCCATTCCCAATCAAAATGCGACGGAAGATGCCGCGTTTAGTTTTCAGTTTGCCGCCAATACCTTTAACGATGTCGATGTAGGTGATACGCTCAGTTACAGCGCACAACTTGCCGGTGGCGGGGCATTGGCCGCGTGGTTAAGTTTTGATGCGGCAACGCGCACCTTTAGCGGTACACCAACGAATGCTTTTGTCGGCACTGTATCAATTGATGTAATCGCCAATGATGGCAATGGCGGCACTGTAACTGACACCTTTGATATTGTTGTTGCCAATACCAACGATGCGCCTACGGTTGCCAATCCGATCCCTAATCAAAATGCGACGGAAGATGCCGCGTTTAATTTTCAGTTTGCGGCCAATACCTTCAACGATGTCGATGTGGGCGATACGCTCAGCTACAGCGCACAACTCGCCGGTGGAGGTGCCTTACCCACGTGGTTAAGTTTTGACGCAGCAACGCGCACGTTTAGCGGTACACCGACTAATGCCTTTGTCGGCACTGTATCAATCGATGTAATCGCCAATGATGGCAACGGCGGCACAGTAACTGACACCTTTGATATTGTTGTCGCCAATACTAACGATGCGCCCACGGTTGCCAATGCGATTCCCAATCAAAATGCCACGGAAGGTGCAGCCTTTAATTTTCAATTTGCCGCCAATACATTTGCCGATCCAGATGTTGGCGATACGCTCAGTTATAGCGCGCAACTCGCCGGTGGAGGAGCGCTGCCTGCATGGTTAAGTTTTGATGTGGCCACACGCACCTTTAGCGGTACACCGACTAATGCCTTTGTCGGTACTGTATCAATCGATGTAATTGCCAATGATGGCAATGGCGGCACTGTAACTGAGACCTTTGATATTGTTGTCGCCAATACCAACGATGCACCTACAGTTGCCAATCCGATCCCCAATCAAAATGCGACTGAAGATGCCGCGTTTAATTTTCAGTTTGCCGCTAATACATTTGCAGATTCTGACGTTGGCGATACGCTCAGCTACAGCGCGCAACTTGCCGGTGGCGGGGCATTGCCCGCGTGGTTAAGTTTTGATGCAGCAACGCGCACCTTCAGTGGCACGCCAACGAATGCTTTTGTCGGAACTGTATCAATTGATGTAATCGTCAATGATGGCAATGGCGGAACAGTGACTGACACATTCGATATTGTCGTCGCCAACACTAACGATGCGCCTACGGTTGCTTTCCCAATTGCAGACCAGAGTGCAACTGAAAATACCGCTTTCAACTTCACCTTTGGCGCCAATGTATTTGCTGATCCCGATGTTGGCGACACACTGACTTACAGCGCGCAACTTGCTGGCGGCGCACCCTTGCCCACTTGGTTGAGTTTTAATCCTGCCACCCGTACTTTTAGCGGTACACCTGCGCTTGGTGATGTGGGCAGTATCAATATTGAAGTCACTGCGAATGATGGACAGGGCGGTTCAGTGAGCGATGTTTTTGTGCTCACTGTTACTGGTTTGCCGGTCAATGCCCCGCCGTTTGTGCAGTCGGCTATTGCCGATCAAGTAGCTGCTGAGAATCAACGCTTTGATTTCAGTTTTCCCGTGTCGACCTTTGTTGACCCGGAGGGTGATCCGTTAAGTTATTCCGTCCAATTGGTAGGCGGTGGGTCTTTGCCAGCCTGGTTAAGTTTTGATGCCGCGACGCGCAGTTTTAGCGGTACTCCGACGGCGGGCGATATCGGCAGCATCAATGTATTGGTGACGGCGAGTGATGCAAATGGCGGCTCTATTAGCGATAGCTTTGTTATTGTCGTGAACAACGTTAATGACGCACCGGTGCTGGCCAATCCTCCGGCCAACCAAACCGCGCTGGAAGATGTGCCGTTCAGTGTAACTTTCCCCGCGAGCATGTTTACTGATGCCGATGTGGGCACCACCTTAGTCTATAGCGCGCAATTAGCTGGCGGCGCGCCCTTGCCAAGCTGGTTGGTATTTGATGCCGCGACGCTGAGTTTTAGTGGCACACCTAGCCAGGCGGACGTTGGAAACCTAAGTATCCAAATTATCGCGAGTGATGGCATGGCCGCTGCGACAGCTCAATTTGAGTTGACCGTGGAAGAGGTCAATGATGTACCTGAAACCACTGGCAATGTCGTTATCAATAATATTGAAGATGCGGCTGGCGACCAGGTTGATTTATGGGCCTTGTTTAGCGATGAGGAAACTGCCACCCGCAATCTGGTGTTTTCTGTCGTTAGCAATAGCAACCCGGCCTTGGTGAGCAATGCGAGTATTGATCTTGCCTCCGGTAAATTGCAGTTGAACTATGGCGCCAATCAATTTGGCAGCAGCGATGTGGTGGTGCGTGCACAAGATGAGCAGGGCGCTTGGGTTGATGCATTGGTACGCATCAATATCGCCTCGGTAAACGATGTGCCTGTGTCAAGCGGTATGGCGGATATCAGCGTTAAGGCCGGTGCTGCACCCCAGCAAATGAATCTGCGCACTGTATTTAGCGATGTGGAAAATGGCACCACGCTCAGCTGGACACTGATGCAAAACAGCAATAATAGCGCGGTTCCCAGTATTCAAATCGACCCGGCTACTGGCCTTATGACGCTCTCGTTTGCCTCTCAAATCGGTGGCGAGTCAACCATTACTCTGCGCGCGCAAGACAATGATGGTGCTTGGGTAGAAACCTCGTTTAAAGTCACTGTAGCTGCGTTGGAAAAGCCACCCGTTACTGTGCCGCCGGTAGAGCCGCCAACCCCTCCAACAACGCCGCCTACCACACCTCCAACAACACCGCCTACCACAGATGGGCCAAAAGCCCCTGATGGTGCAGATACAGATCTGCCAGAGATTCCCGGTGAATT